From a single Alloactinosynnema sp. L-07 genomic region:
- a CDS encoding DUF397 domain-containing protein, whose amino-acid sequence MDLGYGEWRKSSRSSQDGCVEVAWRKSSRSGQEGCVEVAWHKSSRSGQDGCVEVAHARGRVGVRDSKHPAGGVISLAHSSWRPFVDLLTTG is encoded by the coding sequence ATGGATCTTGGTTACGGAGAGTGGCGCAAGTCCAGCCGGAGCAGCCAGGACGGCTGCGTCGAGGTTGCTTGGCGCAAGTCCAGCCGGAGTGGTCAGGAGGGCTGCGTCGAGGTTGCGTGGCACAAGTCCAGCCGTAGCGGTCAGGACGGCTGCGTCGAGGTCGCCCACGCACGCGGCAGGGTGGGAGTGCGCGACTCCAAGCACCCTGCCGGGGGTGTCATATCCTTGGCCCACTCGTCCTGGCGGCCCTTCGTGGACCTGCTGACTACTGGGTGA